From Myotis daubentonii chromosome 7, mMyoDau2.1, whole genome shotgun sequence, a single genomic window includes:
- the FTCDNL1 gene encoding formiminotransferase N-terminal subdomain-containing protein isoform X5 produces the protein MASPLDPAALLARQSFPGGNCAGSPRSGSGRRAVPTRTSSPPGRGRAGEAGPGSWSRPWRERRQERAGAGGGAGGGSSGHARRLRRLSLDSFSPILGKTSMSSSRLGLRLAACLLNISEARRKHVVENIAKAALLGENGKKRPEVSVLNIFSDQDYNRSVITIAASVDELKHAVLAACLEAFRSIDMEAQEGIHPCLGAVDLIPIYPLAGVSVEECGAVARTPRERSTLRTCLNSKLSWVTVAHRVSVASFQCPRRGAGALAAVGCSTSVTCPFRIHGGPRGNNSSF, from the exons ATGGCCTCGCCTTTGGATCCCGCTGCCCTCCTAGCGAGGCAGTCATTTCCCGGAGGGAACTGTGCAGGCTCCCCACGGAGCGGGAGCGGCCGGCGGGCAGTGCCAACAAGGACGTCCAGCCCTCCGGGCCGCGGGCGCGCGGGCGAGGCCGGGCCAGGGTCATGGTCACGGCCCTGGAGGGAACGCAGGCAGGAGCGCgccggggcgggaggcggggctggcGGCGGAAGCAGCGGCCACGCGCGGCGACTGCGGCGATTAAGCCTCG ActccttttctcccattctaGGAAAAACCAGCATGTCTTCCTCCAGACTGGGGCTCCGTTTGGCTGCCTGTTTACTAAACATCTCAGAAGCCAGGAGGAAACACGTCGTTGAGAACATCGCAAAAGCAGCTCTTCTTGGGGAAAATG gGAAGAAACGTCCTGAAGTATCAGTGCTCAATATATTTTCTGATCAAGACTACAACAGATCAGTCATTACCATCGCAGCTTCTGTTGATGAATTAA AACATGCTGTCCTGGCTGCCTGCTTGGAGGCCTTTCGGTCTATTGACATGGAGGCTCAAGAGGGGATCCACCCGTGTTTGGGAGCCGTGGACCTGATCCCCATTTACCCGCTCGCCGGCGTGTCAGTGGAAGAGTGTGGAGCTGTGGCCAGAA CTCCCCGGGAAAGGTCTACCTTGAGGACGTGTCTGAACAGTAAGCTTTCCTGGGTTACAGTGGCCCATCGTGTCTCTGTGGCATCCTTCCAGTGTCCACGCCGGGGCGCGGGAGCGCTAGCTGCTGTGGGATGCAGCACATCAGTCACTTGTCCCTTCCGAATTCATGGTGGACCACGAGGAAACAACAGTAGTTTCTAA
- the FTCDNL1 gene encoding formiminotransferase N-terminal subdomain-containing protein isoform X6: protein MASPLDPAALLARQSFPGGNCAGSPRSGSGRRAVPTRTSSPPGRGRAGEAGPGSWSRPWRERRQERAGAGGGAGGGSSGHARRLRRLSLDSFSPILGKTSMSSSRLGLRLAACLLNISEARRKHVVENIAKAALLGENGKKRPEVSVLNIFSDQDYNRSVITIAASVDELKHAVLAACLEAFRSIDMEAQEGIHPCLGAVDLIPIYPLAGVSVEECGAVARILAVISSVKATRVRKF from the exons ATGGCCTCGCCTTTGGATCCCGCTGCCCTCCTAGCGAGGCAGTCATTTCCCGGAGGGAACTGTGCAGGCTCCCCACGGAGCGGGAGCGGCCGGCGGGCAGTGCCAACAAGGACGTCCAGCCCTCCGGGCCGCGGGCGCGCGGGCGAGGCCGGGCCAGGGTCATGGTCACGGCCCTGGAGGGAACGCAGGCAGGAGCGCgccggggcgggaggcggggctggcGGCGGAAGCAGCGGCCACGCGCGGCGACTGCGGCGATTAAGCCTCG ActccttttctcccattctaGGAAAAACCAGCATGTCTTCCTCCAGACTGGGGCTCCGTTTGGCTGCCTGTTTACTAAACATCTCAGAAGCCAGGAGGAAACACGTCGTTGAGAACATCGCAAAAGCAGCTCTTCTTGGGGAAAATG gGAAGAAACGTCCTGAAGTATCAGTGCTCAATATATTTTCTGATCAAGACTACAACAGATCAGTCATTACCATCGCAGCTTCTGTTGATGAATTAA AACATGCTGTCCTGGCTGCCTGCTTGGAGGCCTTTCGGTCTATTGACATGGAGGCTCAAGAGGGGATCCACCCGTGTTTGGGAGCCGTGGACCTGATCCCCATTTACCCGCTCGCCGGCGTGTCAGTGGAAGAGTGTGGAGCTGTGGCCAGAA